One Brassica oleracea var. oleracea cultivar TO1000 chromosome C7, BOL, whole genome shotgun sequence genomic window carries:
- the LOC106302680 gene encoding uncharacterized protein At4g15970-like, which yields MITSKKIAASSRPMKQTPLQLQARCRGLKWVVFLFVLIFFLSLVVYHFASLVQPQPLPLPQSSSFYAFVPPLISAKKNSNNNDNGQFEAEDSKNLERILREASTAEKTVIVTMMNQAYADLNSTFDVFLEGFQVGDGTEKLLRHVLVVCLDERAYSHCVEVFPHRCFLLRTTGIDFSGERLFTVGDYLEMMWRRTEFLGSLLKLGYNFLFTDMDTVWLRDQFPRLIPDVDFQIACDRFNGNSSDTRNYPDGGFKFVVANHRTIEFYKYWYVSRLRYPGNNEQDVINKIKGNKL from the exons ATGATCACCTCTAAGAAAATAGCGGCGAGCTCTAGGCCGATGAAACAGACGCCGCTGCAGCTTCAAGCGAGGTGTAGAGGGCTTAAATGGGTTGTTTTTCTATTTGTTTTAATATTTTTCCTGTCGCTAGTTGTCTATCATTTTGCTTCACTTGTTCAGCCACAGCCTCTACCGCTCCCGCAGTCTTCCAGCTTTTATGCGTTTGTTCCGCCTCTGATCTCAGCCAAAAAAAATTCTAACAACAATGATAAC GGACAGTTTGAGGCAGAAGATAGTAAAAATTTGGAAAGAATTCTAAGGGAAGCATCGACGGCGGAGAAGACCGTGATAGTGACGATGATGAATCAGGCTTATGCGGATCTAAACTCAACATTTGATGTGTTTCTCGAGGGCTTTCAAGTCGGTGATGGCACAGAGAAGTTGCTCCGTCACGTGCTCGTGGTGTGTTTGGACGAGAGAGCTTACTCACATTGCGTGGAGGTCTTTCCTCACCGTTGTTTCTTGCTGAGGACTACCGGCATTGATTTCTCAGGCGAGAGGCTGTTCACGGTGGGGGATTATCTCGAGATGATGTGGCGCCGAACTGAGTTCTTGGGTTCTTTGCTTAAGCTCGGATATAACTTCCTCTTCACG GACATGGATACAGTGTGGCTTCGAGATCAATTTCCTCGATTAATTCCGGATGTAGATTTTCAAATCGCTTGCGACCGCTTCAACGGAAATTCTAGCGACACCCGCAATTATCCCGATGGAGGATTCAAATTTGTCGTGGCGAACCACAGAACAATCGAGTTCTACAAGTATTGGTATGTGTCCAGACTAAGATACCCCGGCAATAACGAGCAGGACGTAATTAACAAGATCAAAGGCAATAAATTGTAA